In Geotalea uraniireducens, the genomic window GCAGGACGCTCATCGCCCGACCGGCAGCGGTGATCCGGCCTTCGGTATCGAGAGCGCCCAGCGTGCGCAAGAGCTGCCGCCCCTCCTCCAAAGCCGCGGCAGGCGGCTGATCAACCCAGGCGAGAGCTGCGGCGTCCGTGACACCCCATGCTGCCAGTTCGAGGGCCAGCGACGCCAGGTCCGAGCGGCAGATTTCCGGCGGATCATAGGGGATCAGGGTCTGCTGCACCGGCTCACTCCAAAGGCGATAACAGCTTCCGGGGCCAAGCCGCCCGGCCCTGCCGGTCCGCTGGACGGCCGACGCCGCGGAGATCCGTTCGGTGACTAAACGATTGAGCCCCGTCGCCGGATCGAAACGGAGCCGGCGCCCGTAACCGCCATCCACCACCACCCGTACGCCTTCGATCGTTAGACTGGTTTCGGCGATATTCGTCGCCAGCACCACCTTGCGCTCTGCCGCCGGAGCGATGGCCCGCTCCTGGGCGGCGAACGGCAAATCACCGTACAGCGGAACCACCAGCAGCGGGCCGCGCTTACCGCCCCCCGCTGCCAACAGGCGCTGGCAGTGGCGAATTTCCCCGGCACCGGGGAGAAACGCCAGGATATCACCGTCGGTCTCGCCGTAAGCCCGCAGCACGGCGCGGGCGACGGATTCCGCCAGCTGTTCCCGGGGCGGCGGCGCGAGATAATGGGTCACCACGGGGAAACTGCGCCCTTCACTGACCAGTATCGGAGCATCGAGCAACCGGGCAACCGGCTCGGCGGCAAGGGTTGCCGACATGACCAGAATCCGCAGGTCGTCCCGTACGCTGCGCTGCACATCGCGACAGAGCGCCAGGGCCAGGTCGGCATGGATGCTCCGCTCGTGGAACTCGTCGAAGATCACTACTCCGACATCTTCCAGGAACGGGTCGGCCTGGAGCCGGCGGGTGAGAATCCCCTCGGTAACCACCTCAATCCTGGTACGAGCCGAAACCGTCCGCTCGAAACGGATCGCATAACCGACCGTCGCCCCGACCTCCTCACCGAGCGTGGCGGCCATCCAGCGGGCGGCATTGCTGGCCGCCAGCCGTCGCGGCTCGAGCATGACGATCTTCTTGCCGGCGAGCCACGGCGCCGATAGGAGTGCCAGCGGCCCCCGGGTCGTCTTGCCGGCTCCTGGTGGAGCCTGGAGGACCACTGACCGCTGTTCGTTCAGCAGGGAAAGTAACCGGGGGATAACCTCATCGACAGGAAGGCGATTCATTGAACGGAATTAAACAAGCGGCAGCAGTGTTTCCAAGGAAAGCGCGGCAAGGGAATCGACAATCTTGACCGCGCCGGTCAGCACGGTGGCCGGATAGCTGTTGGTGACCGCCAGCACCGGGATGCCGGCGCCGGCGGCGGAAGCGATCCCGGCAGGGGTGTCCTCGATCGCCAGGCAGGTGGCGGGACTGATCCCCCGTTCGGGATAGGTGGCGGCAAGCCGCTCCACCGCCAGGGAATAGCTGGCAGGGTCGGGCTTGCTGGCAGCAACTTCGTCGGCGGTAACCAGTACCGTAAATGCCCGGTCGAGTCCGAGGCCTTGCAGGATCGGCAAAATGTCGCAACGGAGGGCACCGCTGCAGAGCGCCACGGGTAATGAGTCACTGAGGGTGCGAATCAGTTCCACCACCCCCGGATACGGATCGACGGCGCCGCTCAATGCCTGGAACGCCGCCGCCTTTGCCGCGATCAACCGTTCGAGCATCCCGGCGTCGAGCGACCGCCCGGCGACCCGGAACGCCTCGCGAAAGGCGTCGCGATCATCGAACCCCATGTAGATCGCCACATAATCGTCCCAGGAATAGCCGAGCCCCAGCGGTTCGAGCACTTGTTGGAATGCGCGGTAGTGGAGCGGTTCGGTATCGACGATGATACCGTCGAAATCAAAGATCACTGCGGACAGCATGTTCCCCCCAGCTCAGAATTTGCCGACCAGCGCCAGCGAGGCAGCATCGGCCGAAACCGCCGGCACCAGGGCGTAACGCCCCCCGCCAGCATGGTAGCGGGTCACCACCCGGCCGCTCAGTTCGCCGATGGCGGCCCCGAGAAGCACGTCACTCGCCCAGTGTTTGTCCTCGTACATGCGGGAGAAGCCGACGAAGGTCGCCGCCGCGTACGACAGCAGGCTCACCCCGACATTTTCCGAAGTGGCGCTGATCACCGAGGCCATAGCGAAGGAGCTGGCGGTATGCATCGACGGGAGCGAATCGTAGTCGGATTTGAACTGGAACGGCCGGAAACTCCCCTTGCTGCTGCCGGTCAGAGGCCGCGCCCGGCCGACCGCCTCCTTGAGCACGAAGCTGGCCGCATCGGCCAACACTGCCGCCTCGCCCATCATCAGGCCGGTATCCCGCCAGCGGGGCGAGTCGGCGAGGAGTCCGCCGCCCCAGACCGCACCGGCGACCCCCAGATGAAGGAACGGGTTACCGAGCAGGCTGCCGGCGTCGGCCGCCTTGTCGAGAGTTTTCCCCCGACTATTTTGGAGCTTGGTCCGGATATCGTTGTCGAAAACGTAGGTGAGCCCCACCGCCCCGACCACCGCCAGGGTACCGAGGACGGCGCCATTCTCAACCCGGAAGGGAGTTTTAACCAGCTCAGCCCCCTCGTCGGCCAAGGTGACCGTTTCATTCCGAACGAAACCGATCGCCCCGTCATCGGCGGCAAACACGGGAAGCGGCAGAAGGCCGCTGAACACGGTGATAATGAGCAGGACCGACAGTAGCCGCATAGCAGGAACTCCCCAGGTAATGGTATTACTCGTAGCGGCGGCCAAACAACCGGCCGGCCGCGGCAACCAGCGTCGCACCGACCGCGTTGGCCACGGCATCGGTGACATCGGCGGTCCGGGAGGTCGTCAGGGCACCTTGGGCAACCTCCATCAATGCCCCGAACAGGATGGCGCACAGCGCCGCCCAGAACCAGCGCGACCGCCGCCAACGCACCGTCGAGGCCAGCCGCATCCCGAGGAAAAATGTCATCACCGCATAGGCGGAGGCATGCTGAAGCTTGTCCCAGGAAAGCCAGCCGGTCTTCGGCACAGGCGGATTGGGGATCAGCGAGAACACCAGCACCGTACCGGCCCAGGTCACTACCAGCGCCGCCCAGAGTGGCGGAGCAAACCGTCGCCAACGAAACGGGTAAGCCATCAGAGACCCGCGGCAATGACTACCCCGGCGGTCAGGGCGATCTGTGACAGGATGGTGGTAACATCCTTGAAATTTCTCAACCAGGCGGTCTGTTCGAGCTGCTGGGGAACGACCAGCGTATCACCCGGGTCAAGCCGGGTGGCCATGAAACCGCCGAAGGTCCAATGGCGGCTCTCGTCGTCCCAGCGGATACCGAAAGACGATTGCTGCTTGCTGAAAACAGAGCCATCCGCCTTGATCACATACATGCTGTCCTGCTCCGCATCCTGAGTAGCCCCGCCAGCCCTCTTGAGATAGTAGGCTACATCCTTGTCGGGCAGATGGATGAATGAAGTGGGATTGTAGACCGACCCCATAACGTTGACCACACTCGGGGTCTGGGGCACCTCCAGGGTATCGCCACCCATCAGCTCGAGATCGTATGGACTTTTTCTGAATTCATCAAGCTGGGTCAGGTGAATCACCACTCGTCCCTGGGCCTTTGAGGCCTTCAGCTTGTCGAGAGATTTCTGCAACCCGGCCAGCGCCGCTTTGTTCGCTTCCAGTTCGTCCTTAGACGCCGACAGCGAGGCGAGCTCCGCCTGCTTGCGTTGCAGATCCTGCTCGGTGCGGGCGATTACTTCGTCCATCCGTTTTTGCTGCTCCTCTTGCACCGAGAGCCGGGAAAACCTGGCCCCCCTCAGATAGGCCTTGTCGGTAAAACCGCCGGCCCGGGCAATCACCGAACTGAGCCGTTCCCCCTTGGTAATCGAATAAACGCCGGGGAACCGAACCTCCCCCTTGAGGGTGACAAACCGGTCGGTGGCATCGAGCCAGTTTTCGACACCCCGGACAATCAGGGCGTCATTGGGCATCAACACCGGATTGTTGGCGGGATCGCCGGCCAGCGTCTTCTCCAGGTCGATCTCCAGATGGTGGGCCTCGGCGCCATTCTTGTCGACCACGATCCGGGTCAGTTCCGCCCGGGTCAGCAGAGCGTTCCGCTTCAGACTCCCGGCAGCGGTGATCAGGTCGCGCACCGTCATCTGCGGATAGTAGTCATAGACACCAGGACTGACCACATAGCCACTGATGGAAACGGTCGGCTGCTCGGTCATCTCGCTCCGGGCAAAGACCCGGATCGTGTCCTGTTCCTGAAGCGGCAGGTTTTCCCGCTCATCACCCTGCAGCGCCTTGCCGAGGTTGAAGGAAAGAATTTCCTTGTGATAGTCGGGAAGAGCCAGTCGGGTGATCTCCGCCGCCCCCAGGTACGAGTCGGGAAGCAGTGCCCCGTAGCCGGGGAGCAGATCGCTGACCCGCATCCCCTTCCGGAACTGGTAGCTCCCGGGCCGCACAACATTGCCGGCAAGGGTGACAACATCGCGCATCGCATCGTATACCGGGAAGACAGTTACCATGTCCCGATCCTGGACATTGACCGCAGCCAGTTCTTTCTGGAGATCCTTCCCCTTTGGCTCGTAATCCAGAACGATCCTGGTACTGTTTCCCTCGATCCGCTCCAGCTGGATTCGACCCGCATCGCCGGCGGCAGTGATCCCGCCGGCCATCGCCAATAATTCGCTGAGCGAGGTGTTCCCATGCAGTTCATAAATGGCCGGCCGTTTCACCTCACCGGCCACCGCTGCCACCGGCCCGATCACCGGGACAAAGATCGTGTCACCGTTCTCCAGGCGCAGGTCGCGGCTTCGGTCACCGGAGAGGAACATGTCGTAGAGGTCAATCACCTGGGCCGGCTTGCCGTTCCGGGATACCTTGATCGTCCGCAGGCTGCCGTTTTTCGACGGTCCGCCCGCCGCTGCCAGGGCGTTGATTACCGTTGCCAGGGAACTGACATAGTAAGTGCCGGGGACTTCAACCTCGCCGACAACGAAAACTTGGATGGTTCGCAGGCTGCCGAGCGTTACGTTGAGCTGAAAGCCTTTGTAGTAGGTGGCAAAGGCACGGTTGATGATATCCTTCGCCTGGGTATAGCTGAGGCCCCAGACCTTGACGGCCCCAACCTTGGGGATGTTGATTTCGCCATTCCGATCCACGGTTAGGTCGTAACGGGCCTGGAGACTTCCCCAGACGTCAATGCGTACCGAGTCGCCGGGGCCAAGCACATAGTCGGCCCCCACCGGCAGATTGTCGCTGGCCGCCTGATTGGCCAGGCTGTTCTTAAAGAAGTCATAGCCGAACTGTTTGAGCGAGCGGTCGACCGGCGTCGGTTTGATCGTGTCAAGGAGTGTCGGGGTCGTCTGGGAAAAAGACCGTTCCAGGGGCGAAGCAAGATCTTCGGTCGCCAGTGGCATCGCCTGGGTTTCGGCCGAAGAGACCAGCAACTGCTGATCGGGATTGCCCCCCTGGACCTTGATGAAATAGAGCTGGTTATTGCTCAGGCCGCGTAGGGTATAGGAGTTGACCGTGCCGACATTGAGCTGCCGGGTATAGGTGTTTGACTCCGTGCCATACTGGATGACAAAGCGGAATGGCGTCGTATTGTCAGGCTTCTGTCGCGCGCCGACGACGGCCCAGGAGAGCGTAATCAGACCATCGCCAGGTTGCGCCTGGAGGATGATCTTCTGTTCGGGAGCTTTAAACTCCTGGCCGGGCTGTTGCCCCAGGCCGAGCGCCTTGAGTTTGTCCTGCATATTGAGCCCGCTAGGGAGAAGCCCTTCGCCAGCCTTCATACCGGGTAGTAGATTCATCGTCCCCGGATAGTTCATCCCGGAAGAAGTCAGGTCGGTCCCTTGCGGCATAAGAGCAGTACTGTTTCCAGTGGCAAAACCTGACGTCGTTTGATCAGCACTAAAACCTGCATTACCGGTATTGGAAGCTCCCTGGTTGTCGAATGTGCCAGCCGAGGCCAACGCTCCCAGGAAAAGCAGGCAGTAAACGGTGGTCATCATTCTCAAAACGATCTTCATCTTCAACCTCAACATTACTTGGATCCGGGCCCGACCTGACCGTGGCCAGCCAGCCCTTGTCTTATTAATAACGATAACGCAGATCGAATCTCACCAGCTGATTACTCCGGTTGACACCCTCGACCAAGTTGAGATTGTTAATCCGCTCCCAACCGTACATAATCTCTGCATCAATATCACCATAAACCGGTAAATCCCAGAAAAATCTCGCCCCGTTCCGGTATTCCGTCTTCTGTGGCGCAATCTTACCAACCTTCCCCCGATCGCCGTGGATGTATTCAAGGGCCACGCTATTGCGCACCGAAAACCAGTGGGAATAGCGGACGAAAAATTCCTGGGCGCCGCCCCCCTGGGAATGACCGGGACTCATCCCATCGTAGGTATAGCCATCAGGAAATTTACCGTCAGAATACAGCAACTGATGCCCCCAGAAATACTCGAAACGGAGATCGTCCTGGCCTGACGCCGTCAGTCGCGGGATATAAAAGCCGGCAAGATAGCTCTCGACAAAAGGCCAGAACAGGGCTGAATCCTCCCCGACGTACTCGCCGTAAAGCTCTGAGTCGCGCAGCCACGGGAGCTTGAACCGGAGATCGATCCCAGCGATGGTATTACTTTTGTTGGTATAGCCGCCGCCAAAAATGAGATCTTGAATACTGGTGCTGCCAGAAAATCCCGGCCCGCCTTCCTGGCGAACGAAATTCGCGCCGATCTCGAACCACGGCTTCGGTTTCAGCGCCAGTTTGATGCCGACAAAATAAGGTCGACGGAGATTGGCACCAGTACCAGTTTCATTGAAACGGGAAAAAATTGCCGCATACTTGAAGTCACCCAGATATTTTTTTACCCAGGCCACATCCAGCGGCTCCGGGCTGGAAAGCTTAATCAGATCAAAGTTTTTCGCATTGTCCGTCAGCGTAAGCGCGCCGCGGTACCCCGGGCCGAACCAATTGGCATCACGGCCAGCCTCAAGCTCCAAGCCCCCGCTGCCGATCTTTACATACCCTTTCTGGAGGGCCAGTCGCTTCATCCCGGGAGTGGCAAGCAGGAGCGGCTCAACCAGGAGTGAGACTTTATCTTTGACGAACCCCTCCATATCCCAACGGAATTCGCCGTTGTTCCCACGGCCGTAATTAACCCCTTCGTTGTTCTCCTGCAGCGGGGTTCCCTCGGAACCGCTTTTATGAACAATAGCAGGACTTTGTGGCCGCAGATTGCCACCGATGAAGCCAAAAGCGGACTGGTTGGCGGGGTCGTAGACATCACGGGTATAATCCCGCGGTACCCCATCGAGGTAAACATAGCGTAACCGGGCAGAAGCAAGTGGATTAGCATCAAACCAGGGGGCTCGTTCCGGCGCCGCCCTCAAGTTTGCCTCACGCGGGATCAGTTCTCGCAGGCGGGCAATCAACTGTCCAGCAAAAGCTGCACCGCCCCCCTCCAGTCGCGGCAGGTTCATTTCCGCTTCCGTAAGCAAACGGGCGGCCTCCGCTTTGGCATAAGGGCGGATTCCTTTGACCTCTGACGTAATCAGGCCAAATCCGGCGAGTTTATCGAGATATTGGTAGACAGGACTATCGAGAGGAATATTGTTGGAAGCAAGGCCCCAGCTCGTACCAGCAAAACCGAACAGCAGCAGGGCCGCTAGCACAAGATACGAACAGGACCTCATCATGTTCAGCACGCTCCCCGGCCGTAGAAGACTACTAAAATTGTCTTAAAGATCAGTTTGATATCGAGCCAGATACTCCACTGGTCGATATAGCGCAAATCCAGACGAACAATTTCATCGAATTCGTTGATCTGGTTCCGCCCGCTTACCTGCCAGAGACCGGTTATCCCAGGCTTCATCGAAATGCGTCGCCGATGCCAGTTTTCATATTCCGCCACCTCAGCAGGCGTCGGCGGCCGGGTACCGACCAGACTCATCTCCCCCATCAGCACGTTCCAGAACTGGGGGAGCTCATCCAGACTCGTCTTGCGCAAGAACGCCCCCACCCGCGTCACCCGGGGGTCATTCTTGATCTTGAAAATTGCCCCCTGCATCTCGTTGAGATGCATCAGTTCTTGTTTTCGTTCTTCGGCATCGACGTACATCGAACGGAATTTCCAACAGGTGAAAACCCGCCCGTTCATCCCAACCCGCTCCTGCCCAAACAAGAGTGGTCCCGGCGATTCCAGCTTGATTGCCAACGCAATGAAAGGAGTGAACAGGCCGGTAATCAACAATCCGACCGCGGCACCGGCTAAATCAAGGCAACGCTTCAAAAAAAGCTGGCCGGCATCGAAAGGACGGCTGTAAAAGGTGATCATCGGTATGGTATTATGAAACAGGCTCAACTCCCGGCGCGAACCGTCGGCAATAAAAGAGTCGAGCACCATTCGGACATTGATCCCCATTTCCCCCATATCCTTGAGATGTGTTTCTATTATCCCTTCAGAGCGGTGAGGAAGGCAGAATACTACATCGTCGACGAAGTGGGACTTACACACCGTGCAAAGGTCGTCAAGTCCCCCAAGGACGTCATATTTGGGGCTGTCATCTTGCGGCCGCTCTTCGAGGCAGGTAATAAAACCGACAATCTTCAGCCCCCAGTCGGCATGACGCTCAACAACCTCCGCAAAATCAATTCCCTTTCGACCGGTACCAACGATCAATAGATTCCGGGTGTTGTACCCCCGCCGGCGCATCGCGCCCAACAACAGCTTGATTCCAACCTTCTCTCCAGTGATGAGTAAAAAGGAAACGATAAGAAAGTACGAGAAGAAACGGCGTCTAAAATCTTGTGGTTGGGCGAGGAACAGAAGCGACGAAGTTAGCATGCCGCCGAAAATTTGAACCTGGA contains:
- a CDS encoding HAD family hydrolase is translated as MLSAVIFDFDGIIVDTEPLHYRAFQQVLEPLGLGYSWDDYVAIYMGFDDRDAFREAFRVAGRSLDAGMLERLIAAKAAAFQALSGAVDPYPGVVELIRTLSDSLPVALCSGALRCDILPILQGLGLDRAFTVLVTADEVAASKPDPASYSLAVERLAATYPERGISPATCLAIEDTPAGIASAAGAGIPVLAVTNSYPATVLTGAVKIVDSLAALSLETLLPLV
- a CDS encoding phosphatase PAP2 family protein yields the protein MRLLSVLLIITVFSGLLPLPVFAADDGAIGFVRNETVTLADEGAELVKTPFRVENGAVLGTLAVVGAVGLTYVFDNDIRTKLQNSRGKTLDKAADAGSLLGNPFLHLGVAGAVWGGGLLADSPRWRDTGLMMGEAAVLADAASFVLKEAVGRARPLTGSSKGSFRPFQFKSDYDSLPSMHTASSFAMASVISATSENVGVSLLSYAAATFVGFSRMYEDKHWASDVLLGAAIGELSGRVVTRYHAGGGRYALVPAVSADAASLALVGKF
- a CDS encoding VanZ family protein, producing MAYPFRWRRFAPPLWAALVVTWAGTVLVFSLIPNPPVPKTGWLSWDKLQHASAYAVMTFFLGMRLASTVRWRRSRWFWAALCAILFGALMEVAQGALTTSRTADVTDAVANAVGATLVAAAGRLFGRRYE
- a CDS encoding SLBB domain-containing protein; this translates as MKIVLRMMTTVYCLLFLGALASAGTFDNQGASNTGNAGFSADQTTSGFATGNSTALMPQGTDLTSSGMNYPGTMNLLPGMKAGEGLLPSGLNMQDKLKALGLGQQPGQEFKAPEQKIILQAQPGDGLITLSWAVVGARQKPDNTTPFRFVIQYGTESNTYTRQLNVGTVNSYTLRGLSNNQLYFIKVQGGNPDQQLLVSSAETQAMPLATEDLASPLERSFSQTTPTLLDTIKPTPVDRSLKQFGYDFFKNSLANQAASDNLPVGADYVLGPGDSVRIDVWGSLQARYDLTVDRNGEINIPKVGAVKVWGLSYTQAKDIINRAFATYYKGFQLNVTLGSLRTIQVFVVGEVEVPGTYYVSSLATVINALAAAGGPSKNGSLRTIKVSRNGKPAQVIDLYDMFLSGDRSRDLRLENGDTIFVPVIGPVAAVAGEVKRPAIYELHGNTSLSELLAMAGGITAAGDAGRIQLERIEGNSTRIVLDYEPKGKDLQKELAAVNVQDRDMVTVFPVYDAMRDVVTLAGNVVRPGSYQFRKGMRVSDLLPGYGALLPDSYLGAAEITRLALPDYHKEILSFNLGKALQGDERENLPLQEQDTIRVFARSEMTEQPTVSISGYVVSPGVYDYYPQMTVRDLITAAGSLKRNALLTRAELTRIVVDKNGAEAHHLEIDLEKTLAGDPANNPVLMPNDALIVRGVENWLDATDRFVTLKGEVRFPGVYSITKGERLSSVIARAGGFTDKAYLRGARFSRLSVQEEQQKRMDEVIARTEQDLQRKQAELASLSASKDELEANKAALAGLQKSLDKLKASKAQGRVVIHLTQLDEFRKSPYDLELMGGDTLEVPQTPSVVNVMGSVYNPTSFIHLPDKDVAYYLKRAGGATQDAEQDSMYVIKADGSVFSKQQSSFGIRWDDESRHWTFGGFMATRLDPGDTLVVPQQLEQTAWLRNFKDVTTILSQIALTAGVVIAAGL
- a CDS encoding capsule assembly Wzi family protein, which encodes MMRSCSYLVLAALLLFGFAGTSWGLASNNIPLDSPVYQYLDKLAGFGLITSEVKGIRPYAKAEAARLLTEAEMNLPRLEGGGAAFAGQLIARLRELIPREANLRAAPERAPWFDANPLASARLRYVYLDGVPRDYTRDVYDPANQSAFGFIGGNLRPQSPAIVHKSGSEGTPLQENNEGVNYGRGNNGEFRWDMEGFVKDKVSLLVEPLLLATPGMKRLALQKGYVKIGSGGLELEAGRDANWFGPGYRGALTLTDNAKNFDLIKLSSPEPLDVAWVKKYLGDFKYAAIFSRFNETGTGANLRRPYFVGIKLALKPKPWFEIGANFVRQEGGPGFSGSTSIQDLIFGGGYTNKSNTIAGIDLRFKLPWLRDSELYGEYVGEDSALFWPFVESYLAGFYIPRLTASGQDDLRFEYFWGHQLLYSDGKFPDGYTYDGMSPGHSQGGGAQEFFVRYSHWFSVRNSVALEYIHGDRGKVGKIAPQKTEYRNGARFFWDLPVYGDIDAEIMYGWERINNLNLVEGVNRSNQLVRFDLRYRY
- a CDS encoding sugar transferase produces the protein MLKQQARLFKKIAVTLDLCALVVAFAFAYYLRALETTLPSVWHYLWALLIIVPVWLFLLTRFSMYDSLRTLTFGQILSKLLQVQIFGGMLTSSLLFLAQPQDFRRRFFSYFLIVSFLLITGEKVGIKLLLGAMRRRGYNTRNLLIVGTGRKGIDFAEVVERHADWGLKIVGFITCLEERPQDDSPKYDVLGGLDDLCTVCKSHFVDDVVFCLPHRSEGIIETHLKDMGEMGINVRMVLDSFIADGSRRELSLFHNTIPMITFYSRPFDAGQLFLKRCLDLAGAAVGLLITGLFTPFIALAIKLESPGPLLFGQERVGMNGRVFTCWKFRSMYVDAEERKQELMHLNEMQGAIFKIKNDPRVTRVGAFLRKTSLDELPQFWNVLMGEMSLVGTRPPTPAEVAEYENWHRRRISMKPGITGLWQVSGRNQINEFDEIVRLDLRYIDQWSIWLDIKLIFKTILVVFYGRGAC